One Syntrophaceae bacterium DNA window includes the following coding sequences:
- the hisI gene encoding phosphoribosyl-AMP cyclohydrolase, translating into MVQPDFKKAGGLVPAVVQDFETKEVLMLAYMNERSWEHTLQTGKATYWSRSRGELWVKGETSGHVQLVREIRIDCDNDTILLMVDQVGKAACHTGYRSCFYRRVSGGAEEIVGERIFNPKDVYK; encoded by the coding sequence ATGGTGCAGCCCGATTTCAAGAAGGCCGGCGGCCTCGTGCCCGCCGTCGTCCAGGACTTCGAGACCAAGGAGGTCCTCATGCTCGCCTACATGAACGAGCGTTCATGGGAGCACACCCTGCAGACGGGGAAGGCCACCTACTGGAGCCGCTCGCGCGGCGAGCTCTGGGTCAAGGGCGAGACGTCCGGACACGTGCAGCTCGTGCGGGAGATCCGGATCGACTGCGACAACGACACGATCCTCCTGATGGTGGACCAGGTCGGCAAGGCGGCCTGCCACACGGGATACCGGTCCTGCTTCTACCGGAGGGTCTCCGGCGGCGCAGAGGAGATCGTCGGCGAGCGCA
- a CDS encoding TRAP transporter substrate-binding protein has translation MQKTTTGTRSIILLLAAAVTLVSWTAAEAATSLTYSIFFPPTHAQAKAAEAWAKEVEKRSGGQVKISLFAGGTLTPADQCYDGVLKGISDICMSAFAYTRGRFPAMEVLDLPLGYPNGRVATRVANDFYHTMKPKALENVKVLYLHAHGPGLLHTKKPVRTLEDLKGMKIRSTGFSAKVVTALGALPVAMPQGETYEALSKGIVDGTIGPIEVLKGWKQGEVIKSTTDCHDVGYTTAFFVVMNLKKWNTLPSDVRKALEDVSREWVDVHGRAWDDADKEGRAFTQSLGNQIIPLSAQESARWKKAVRPTIDEYVKEAESKGIPGRKSVKEAEALIAKHRKLYK, from the coding sequence ATGCAAAAGACGACGACAGGGACACGATCCATCATCCTGCTGCTTGCGGCTGCGGTCACTCTCGTTTCGTGGACGGCCGCCGAGGCCGCCACGAGCCTGACCTACAGCATCTTCTTCCCCCCGACGCACGCGCAGGCGAAGGCGGCCGAGGCCTGGGCAAAGGAGGTTGAGAAACGAAGCGGCGGCCAGGTCAAGATCTCCCTCTTCGCGGGCGGGACCCTGACGCCGGCCGACCAGTGCTACGACGGCGTCCTGAAAGGGATTTCCGACATCTGCATGTCGGCCTTCGCCTACACGCGGGGCCGCTTCCCGGCCATGGAGGTCCTGGATCTCCCCCTCGGGTACCCGAACGGGCGGGTGGCCACCCGGGTGGCCAACGACTTCTATCATACCATGAAGCCCAAGGCGCTGGAGAACGTCAAGGTGCTCTACCTGCACGCCCACGGACCGGGGCTGCTGCACACGAAGAAACCCGTCAGGACGCTGGAAGACCTCAAGGGGATGAAGATCCGCTCCACGGGCTTCAGCGCCAAGGTCGTCACCGCCCTGGGAGCCCTCCCCGTGGCCATGCCGCAGGGTGAGACCTACGAGGCGCTCAGCAAGGGCATTGTCGACGGGACGATCGGCCCCATCGAGGTGCTCAAGGGCTGGAAACAGGGCGAGGTGATCAAATCCACCACGGACTGCCACGACGTGGGGTACACGACGGCCTTCTTCGTCGTCATGAACCTCAAGAAGTGGAACACCCTGCCCTCCGATGTCCGCAAGGCCCTCGAGGACGTGAGCCGCGAGTGGGTCGACGTGCACGGCAGGGCCTGGGACGACGCGGACAAGGAGGGGCGTGCCTTCACCCAGAGCCTGGGCAATCAGATCATCCCCCTTTCGGCCCAGGAGAGCGCCCGCTGGAAGAAGGCGGTGCGGCCGACGATCGACGAGTACGTCAAGGAGGCCGAAAGCAAGGGCATCCCGGGCCGCAAGTCGGTCAAGGAAGCCGAAGCCCTCATCGCAAAACACCGCAAGCTCTACAAGTAG
- a CDS encoding TRAP transporter small permease — translation MLRAIGKTLHRAAVALNGLAAAAIVFIMLLTCADVALRFFGRPIPGTYELVGYFGALIVAFALAWTSVERGHIAVEMLVDRLPGRPRGLVEALGSIAGAALFGLLARQCLVYARDLMESGDVSLTLGMPTWPFVLGIAAGSAILTAILLTDALRQLRRALKP, via the coding sequence GTGCTTCGTGCCATCGGAAAGACCCTGCATCGGGCGGCGGTCGCACTCAACGGCCTCGCAGCGGCGGCGATCGTGTTCATCATGCTGCTGACCTGTGCCGACGTCGCGTTGCGCTTTTTCGGCCGGCCCATTCCGGGAACCTATGAGCTGGTCGGGTACTTCGGCGCACTCATCGTCGCCTTCGCCCTGGCCTGGACCTCCGTGGAGCGCGGCCACATCGCCGTGGAGATGCTCGTCGACCGGCTCCCGGGACGCCCCCGCGGCCTCGTGGAGGCCCTGGGGTCGATCGCCGGCGCGGCGTTGTTCGGCCTGCTCGCGCGGCAGTGTCTCGTGTATGCCCGCGACCTGATGGAGAGCGGCGACGTGTCCCTGACGCTCGGCATGCCGACGTGGCCCTTCGTCCTCGGGATCGCCGCCGGGTCGGCGATCCTGACGGCGATCCTCCTCACCGACGCCCTGCGGCAGCTTCGGAGGGCTCTCAAGCCATGA
- a CDS encoding TRAP transporter large permease codes for MTPTEAGICGFVALVALMFLKIPVGFVMALVGLAGFAYLVTWDAALHLMAQDFFSVFGSYNLTVIPLFVLMGQLAHHSGMSSRLFHAAYRFLGSLPGGLAVATIGACAGFSAICGSTSATAATMAAVALPEMKKYNYDPALATGVVAAGGSLGILIPPSTIFIVYGIMTEQSVGKLFLAGVVPGVLMTALFIATVLLWTWRRPELAMPGSRFTLREKVASLAGVVETLLLFAAVMGGLFMGVFTPTEAAAIGAFGTLLIALIGRHLSWKGFSQALVETTRVTCMILVIVAGATVFGHFLAVTRIPFDVGAWVLGLAVPPWAVMAMIILIYLVMGCLMDSLAMIMLTIPIFFPVITALGFDPIWFGVIIVLVTGMGVITPPVGINAYVVAGVARDVPLQTIFRGALRLLAAQIATAALLILFPQIALWLPRLMH; via the coding sequence ATGACTCCGACGGAAGCCGGGATTTGCGGGTTCGTTGCCCTCGTCGCCCTCATGTTCCTGAAGATCCCCGTGGGGTTCGTCATGGCGCTCGTGGGGCTGGCCGGCTTCGCGTATCTGGTCACCTGGGACGCCGCCCTGCACCTGATGGCCCAGGACTTCTTCTCCGTCTTCGGGTCCTACAACCTCACGGTCATCCCCCTGTTCGTCCTCATGGGGCAGCTGGCGCACCACTCCGGGATGAGCAGCCGGCTGTTCCATGCCGCCTACCGCTTCCTCGGGAGCCTGCCGGGCGGGCTGGCCGTCGCCACGATCGGCGCCTGCGCAGGCTTCTCGGCCATCTGCGGCTCCACGAGCGCCACGGCCGCCACGATGGCCGCCGTGGCCCTGCCGGAGATGAAGAAGTACAACTACGACCCGGCCCTGGCGACGGGCGTCGTCGCCGCGGGCGGCAGCCTCGGCATCCTGATCCCGCCGAGCACGATCTTCATCGTCTACGGGATCATGACCGAGCAGTCCGTCGGCAAGCTCTTCCTGGCGGGCGTCGTGCCGGGGGTCCTCATGACGGCCCTGTTCATTGCGACGGTCCTCCTCTGGACCTGGAGGCGCCCGGAGCTGGCCATGCCGGGGTCTCGGTTCACCCTTCGCGAGAAGGTCGCCTCGCTCGCGGGCGTCGTCGAGACGCTCCTGCTCTTCGCGGCCGTCATGGGCGGCCTCTTCATGGGGGTCTTCACCCCGACGGAGGCGGCGGCCATCGGCGCCTTCGGCACCCTGCTGATCGCCCTCATCGGCAGGCATCTGTCCTGGAAAGGGTTTTCCCAGGCCCTCGTCGAGACGACGCGGGTCACCTGCATGATCCTCGTCATCGTGGCGGGGGCCACCGTCTTCGGCCACTTCCTGGCCGTCACACGGATCCCCTTCGACGTGGGCGCCTGGGTCCTCGGGCTCGCCGTGCCGCCCTGGGCCGTCATGGCCATGATCATCCTGATCTACCTCGTCATGGGCTGCCTCATGGACTCGCTCGCCATGATCATGCTGACGATCCCGATCTTCTTCCCCGTCATCACCGCCCTCGGGTTCGACCCGATCTGGTTCGGCGTGATCATCGTGCTCGTCACCGGGATGGGCGTCATCACGCCGCCCGTGGGGATCAACGCCTACGTGGTGGCGGGCGTGGCCCGCGACGTCCCGCTGCAGACCATTTTCCGCGGAGCCCTCAGGCTGCTGGCCGCGCAGATCGCCACGGCCGCCCTGCTCATCCTCTTCCCGCAGATCGCCCTGTGGCTGCCGCGGCTCATGCACTGA
- a CDS encoding potassium/proton antiporter, which yields MSPIAIELTLLAAAVLLLASILASKVSDRLGIPSLLIFLGIGMLAGSDGLGGIHFDDPALAQTLGIIALCYILFAGGLSTSWTSVRPVLVQGGLLATLGVFVTAALAGWFTTVVGGLSPLEGFLLGSIISSTDAAAVFSVLRSRSVSLKGNLKPLLELESGSNDPMAVLLTVASIKLLLHPGETVADLIPMILVQLLLGAGLGYLLGRGMVLLINHIRLEYDGLYPVLSLATVLLIYGLSTAVQANGFLAVYAAGIVMGNHNFIHKRSLIRFHDGLAWLMQISMFLVLGLLVYPSKLPGIAGTGILVTAFLMLVARPAGVFVSLIGSGMSCRERVMVAWVGLRGAVPIILATFPLLAGIAQAEMMFNVVFFVVLASALLQGTSIPRIARWLGVDAPMQRVPLYPIECEPGGRVPCDLVDIEVREDYAAAGKQLVELGLPEGALVVLINRGEEFIIPTGGTILNPGDRLLFLAAAAQLDQARSIIEAPRDQ from the coding sequence ATGAGCCCGATTGCGATCGAACTGACTCTTCTTGCCGCAGCGGTTCTTCTTCTCGCCAGCATTCTGGCCAGCAAGGTCTCGGACCGCCTTGGGATCCCCTCTCTGCTGATTTTTCTGGGGATCGGAATGCTGGCCGGTTCCGACGGTCTTGGCGGTATCCATTTCGACGACCCCGCGCTCGCGCAGACCCTGGGGATCATCGCGCTGTGCTACATCCTCTTTGCCGGCGGACTTTCAACCAGCTGGACGAGTGTCCGTCCGGTTCTCGTGCAGGGCGGCCTCCTTGCCACACTGGGGGTTTTCGTCACAGCCGCTCTGGCAGGTTGGTTCACCACGGTCGTGGGAGGGCTCTCTCCTCTCGAGGGGTTCCTGCTCGGTTCGATCATTTCCTCGACGGACGCGGCGGCCGTATTTTCCGTCCTGCGGTCGAGAAGCGTCAGCCTCAAAGGAAACCTGAAGCCCCTGCTGGAACTGGAATCGGGGAGCAACGACCCTATGGCCGTTCTCCTGACGGTCGCCAGCATCAAGCTCCTGCTGCACCCCGGCGAGACCGTGGCCGACCTGATACCCATGATCCTCGTCCAGCTGCTGCTCGGTGCGGGCCTGGGGTACCTGCTCGGCCGCGGGATGGTCCTCCTGATCAACCACATCCGCCTCGAGTATGACGGGCTCTACCCCGTGCTGAGCCTCGCCACGGTTCTTTTGATCTACGGGCTCTCGACGGCCGTCCAAGCAAACGGGTTCCTCGCGGTCTACGCCGCCGGCATCGTGATGGGCAATCACAACTTCATCCACAAGAGGAGCCTTATCCGGTTCCACGACGGGCTGGCCTGGCTCATGCAGATCTCCATGTTCCTCGTGCTCGGACTGCTTGTCTATCCCTCAAAGCTTCCGGGCATCGCAGGCACGGGAATCCTCGTCACGGCCTTCCTGATGCTGGTCGCGAGGCCCGCGGGCGTCTTCGTCAGCCTCATCGGGTCCGGCATGTCCTGCCGGGAGCGTGTGATGGTTGCCTGGGTGGGGCTTCGCGGCGCCGTGCCGATCATTCTTGCAACGTTCCCCCTGCTGGCCGGGATCGCACAGGCGGAAATGATGTTCAACGTTGTTTTCTTCGTCGTGCTGGCTTCGGCCCTTCTGCAGGGAACCTCGATTCCGAGGATAGCCCGTTGGCTCGGCGTGGATGCGCCGATGCAACGGGTTCCCCTCTATCCCATCGAGTGCGAACCCGGCGGTCGGGTACCCTGCGACCTCGTCGACATTGAAGTCAGGGAAGACTATGCGGCGGCGGGAAAGCAGCTCGTGGAGCTCGGGCTGCCCGAGGGGGCCCTCGTGGTGCTCATCAACCGGGGCGAGGAATTCATCATCCCCACGGGGGGAACGATCCTGAACCCCGGGGACCGGCTGCTCTTCCTGGCAGCCGCAGCGCAGCTCGATCAGGCGCGTTCGATCATCGAAGCGCCGCGGGATCAATGA